Proteins from one Ahaetulla prasina isolate Xishuangbanna chromosome 2, ASM2864084v1, whole genome shotgun sequence genomic window:
- the RPL37 gene encoding large ribosomal subunit protein eL37, with the protein MTKGTSSFGKRRNKTHTLCRRCGSKAYHLQKSTCGKCGYPAKRKRKYNWSAKAKRRNTTGTGRMRHLKKVYRRFRNGFREGTAPKPKRAAVVASSSS; encoded by the exons G acaaagggaaCATCATCTTTTGGCAAGCGTCGTAATAAGACACATACTTTGTGTCGGCGATGTGGATCCAAGGCCTACCATCTCCAGAAGTCCACCTGTGGAAAATGTGGATATCCTGCTAAACGCAAGAGAAAGT ataacTGGAGTGCTAAAGCCAAAAGGCGCAATACTACTGGGACTGGCCGTATGAGGCATCTAAAAAAAGTCTACCGAAGATTCAG GAATGGATTCCGTGAAGGAACAGCGCCAAAGCCCAAGAGAGCTGCTGTTGTGGCTTCCAGCTCATCTTAA